In Candidatus Neptunochlamydia vexilliferae, the sequence GGGATTGGGATAAACCGGCTTGGCAAAGTGATAAACCCCATGGAGAGTTCGCTCGCCCACCTTAAACTCATAGCTAGCCCCAACCGAAAACTTTCCTGGCTTAAGCTCCAATACGGTCCACTCGCTAACTACAGCGTGAGCCTCTCTTGAAAGGAGGAAGTGGTGGTGGAGTTTATAAAAAAAATTCCCCCCCATCCACAAGGCTCCTCCCCCGGCTAAAATCAATAAAAATGCAAAAAATTTCCTTGAAATAGTCGCTCCCTCCTCTTGAGATTGACGAATTATTCCCAAATTGTTATAGTTTTTCCAACGCTTATTTTAACCTATTGGAAACAATTTATGGCAGAAGAAAAACCAAAGCACGGCAAGAAATGTCCTACAGCACTAAAACGTGTGAAGCAGAGTAAAGAAAGTGGCGCACGTAATAGTTCTTTTAAATCCCGTGTGAGAACAGCTATCCGCGCTTTCGAAAGTGCACTCGGCGCAAAAGACAAAGAGAAAATGGAGACCGCTCTTAACTCTGTTTATAGCCTCATGGACAAAGGGACAAAAAGAGGAATTTATAAAAAGAACAAAGCGGCTCGTACAAAAACACGGAT encodes:
- the rpsT gene encoding 30S ribosomal protein S20; the encoded protein is MAEEKPKHGKKCPTALKRVKQSKESGARNSSFKSRVRTAIRAFESALGAKDKEKMETALNSVYSLMDKGTKRGIYKKNKAARTKTRIALLQKTA